Proteins encoded within one genomic window of Ammonifex degensii KC4:
- the cobU gene encoding bifunctional adenosylcobinamide kinase/adenosylcobinamide-phosphate guanylyltransferase: protein MQSGVLVVELFLPAASSLKERRQRLRRVVEKLRQRFNVAVAEVDGQNSWQRAVLAVATVAGEEWRLELVLDQILRFLEGCPEVMVSGHRMELHPLGHREDSFFPRAKAGLNHLILVTGGVRSGKSRFAESLLREEPEVFYLATAVITDAEMEERIKAHRSRRPHHWHTLEEPEELVRALEQVPSDRALLLDCLGIWVSNLLVAGRGEKEIEQQARELVAALRQREGRTVVVTNEVGMGLVPTSALGRIYRDLLGNINQILAQAADMVYLVVCGLPMQIKP, encoded by the coding sequence ATGCAGAGCGGCGTGCTGGTGGTGGAGCTCTTTCTTCCTGCCGCTTCCTCCTTGAAAGAGAGGCGGCAGCGCCTGCGGCGGGTGGTGGAAAAGCTGCGCCAGCGCTTTAACGTGGCGGTAGCAGAGGTGGACGGGCAGAACTCCTGGCAGCGGGCCGTTTTGGCCGTAGCTACGGTGGCTGGGGAGGAGTGGCGGCTGGAGTTGGTGCTGGACCAGATATTGCGCTTTCTGGAGGGGTGCCCAGAAGTGATGGTGAGCGGTCACCGCATGGAGCTTCATCCCCTGGGACACAGAGAAGACTCTTTCTTCCCCCGGGCCAAGGCGGGGCTCAACCACCTCATCCTGGTGACGGGCGGGGTGCGCAGCGGGAAGAGCCGCTTCGCCGAAAGTCTCTTACGTGAGGAGCCGGAGGTCTTCTACCTGGCCACCGCCGTTATTACCGATGCCGAGATGGAGGAGCGCATTAAAGCCCACCGCTCCCGGCGTCCCCACCACTGGCACACTCTGGAGGAGCCGGAGGAGCTAGTCCGGGCTCTGGAGCAGGTACCTTCCGACCGGGCTTTGCTTCTGGACTGCTTGGGGATATGGGTTTCCAACCTTTTGGTGGCCGGGCGGGGGGAAAAGGAGATAGAGCAGCAGGCCCGGGAGCTAGTGGCGGCTTTGCGGCAGCGGGAGGGGCGGACGGTGGTGGTCACCAATGAAGTAGGAATGGGTCTGGTTCCCACCAGCGCCTTAGGGCGGATTTACCGCGACCTTCTGGGCAATATCAACCAGATACTAGCTCAGGCGGCTGATATGGTATACTTGGTTGTTTGTGGCCTGCCAATGCAAATAAAGCCTTGA
- a CDS encoding acyl-CoA dehydratase activase: MLVAGIDVGSLSAEAVILNGEQILSYSILATGANSRRAAERALEEALQAGSVSREEIGYIVATGYGRINVPFAHRQVTEITCHARGAVYLVPDTRLVIDIGGQDSKVIKVGPGGVVEDFVMNDKCAAGTGRFLEVMARALETDLEGFSELASRARRAATISSMCTVFAESEVVSLIGQGTPREEIALGLCEAIAERVAAMVHRLGKPQPTVTMTGGVAKNKSVVQVLSRKLGCEVVVPPEPQIVGALGAALIARSSLAKGAL, translated from the coding sequence ATGCTGGTAGCAGGAATAGATGTGGGCTCCCTTTCGGCGGAGGCGGTTATCTTAAACGGGGAGCAGATCCTGAGCTACAGCATCCTGGCCACGGGAGCGAACAGCCGGCGGGCGGCCGAACGAGCCCTGGAGGAGGCCCTGCAGGCCGGAAGTGTAAGCCGGGAAGAAATCGGCTACATAGTAGCCACCGGCTACGGCCGGATAAACGTGCCCTTTGCCCACCGGCAGGTAACGGAGATCACCTGCCACGCCCGGGGGGCAGTCTACCTCGTGCCCGACACCCGGCTAGTGATCGACATCGGGGGGCAGGACTCCAAGGTGATAAAGGTTGGCCCCGGTGGGGTGGTGGAGGACTTCGTGATGAACGATAAGTGCGCGGCGGGCACCGGGCGCTTCCTGGAGGTCATGGCCCGGGCTCTAGAGACCGATCTGGAGGGGTTTTCGGAACTGGCTTCCAGGGCCCGGCGGGCGGCCACCATAAGCAGCATGTGCACCGTCTTCGCCGAGTCGGAGGTGGTGTCGCTCATCGGGCAGGGAACGCCTCGGGAAGAAATCGCCTTAGGTCTTTGCGAGGCCATCGCGGAGCGGGTGGCGGCCATGGTGCACCGTCTGGGCAAGCCCCAGCCCACGGTTACCATGACGGGAGGCGTGGCCAAGAATAAGAGCGTGGTACAGGTCCTTTCCCGCAAGCTGGGATGCGAGGTGGTGGTGCCGCCGGAGCCGCAGATAGTGGGGGCGCTGGGGGCGGCCCTCATCGCCCGCTCTTCCCTAGCTAAGGGTGCATTGTAA
- a CDS encoding DUF456 domain-containing protein encodes MEILAWILAGLSFLVGIAGIILPVLPGVPLIFVGILLYGLLTGFKGFTWTFILGQGAAVALSFLIDYLATAWGVSRQGGSRLALWGGMLGLLFGVLLLGPWGVILGPFLGSFLAELLASRFDLYRALKVGWGSLLGFLGGTFIKLVLAFTMIGWFLWVTMHP; translated from the coding sequence ATGGAAATCCTGGCCTGGATTTTGGCCGGACTTTCCTTCCTGGTCGGTATAGCGGGCATAATCTTGCCGGTGCTTCCGGGAGTACCCCTCATCTTCGTGGGAATCTTGCTTTACGGGCTGCTCACCGGCTTCAAAGGCTTCACCTGGACTTTCATCCTGGGTCAAGGAGCTGCCGTGGCTCTTTCTTTCCTCATAGACTATCTGGCCACCGCCTGGGGGGTGAGCCGCCAGGGGGGATCCCGCCTGGCCCTCTGGGGCGGTATGCTGGGCCTTCTTTTCGGAGTCCTGCTCCTGGGACCGTGGGGAGTGATCCTCGGCCCCTTCCTAGGTTCTTTCCTGGCCGAACTTCTGGCCTCCCGCTTCGACCTCTACCGCGCCCTGAAAGTGGGCTGGGGCAGTCTCCTGGGTTTCCTGGGAGGCACGTTTATAAAGCTCGTCCTGGCCTTCACCATGATAGGCTGGTTCCTGTGGGTTACAATGCACCCTTAG
- a CDS encoding DAK2 domain-containing protein, with protein MLVERIDGPLFASLLRQALDWLEKYREEIDRLNVFPVPDGDTGSNMCATLAAAVAAIGQPPPSAIGEVATRAAEGALLGARGNSGVILSQVIRGFAQALAGKETATVEDIARALDLGARLAYQTVDRPTEGTILTVVREAAKEAEEVAQRSRNLLRLLVGSLRAAAATVAETPKLLPLLQEAGVVDAGGRGFAAILEGMRRGIGASSSSFSLPAKEFPRPASGRLSSTYCTEFVLRGEKLDAEELKRVLAPLGESLLVVGDQQLLKVHIHTDHPGLVLEEALKRGSLYDIKIDNMRQQVEKRTKTGVVAVVQGDGFATLFRQLGAVLVEGGATMNPSANDLVKAISATEAAGVLLLPNHPNVVLTAELAKELADREVRVIPTASQPQGLRALLAFDQNKDLEENYRNMQEAAGGTITACITQAVRSTRLEGREIREGDFLALEQDKLLAVGSELEGVVLKAVTLLADGREILTLFWGKDLQREEVEALASRLAATFPQLEIEIQYGGQPHYPLLLLLE; from the coding sequence ATGCTGGTAGAAAGGATAGACGGCCCCCTCTTCGCTTCTCTCCTGCGCCAGGCACTGGACTGGCTGGAAAAGTACCGCGAGGAGATTGATCGCCTCAACGTTTTTCCCGTGCCGGATGGGGATACGGGTTCCAATATGTGCGCCACCCTGGCGGCGGCCGTGGCCGCCATAGGCCAGCCTCCCCCTTCGGCCATCGGCGAGGTGGCCACCCGGGCGGCCGAGGGAGCGCTTCTGGGAGCTCGGGGCAATTCCGGAGTGATCCTCTCCCAGGTAATAAGAGGGTTCGCCCAAGCCCTGGCGGGAAAAGAGACAGCTACGGTGGAGGATATAGCCCGGGCCTTGGATTTGGGCGCCCGCCTTGCCTACCAGACGGTAGACCGGCCTACCGAGGGGACGATTCTCACCGTGGTGCGGGAAGCAGCCAAGGAAGCCGAAGAAGTGGCCCAGAGAAGCCGCAACCTCTTGCGCCTGCTGGTGGGAAGCTTAAGAGCTGCCGCTGCCACCGTGGCCGAGACCCCTAAACTTTTACCTCTGCTTCAAGAAGCCGGCGTAGTAGATGCTGGCGGACGGGGCTTCGCCGCCATTTTAGAAGGGATGCGCCGGGGAATAGGAGCATCTTCCTCCTCTTTCTCTTTGCCGGCGAAGGAATTCCCCCGTCCTGCCAGCGGCCGCCTATCTTCCACCTACTGCACTGAGTTCGTTCTGCGGGGGGAGAAGCTTGACGCCGAGGAACTGAAGCGTGTCCTTGCTCCTTTGGGTGAGTCGCTTTTAGTGGTGGGCGACCAGCAGCTGCTCAAGGTACACATTCATACCGATCACCCAGGGCTGGTGCTGGAAGAGGCGCTCAAGCGCGGGAGTCTTTACGACATCAAAATAGACAACATGCGCCAGCAGGTAGAGAAGCGCACCAAAACGGGAGTAGTAGCGGTAGTACAGGGGGACGGGTTCGCCACCCTCTTCCGTCAGCTGGGAGCGGTGCTGGTCGAAGGGGGAGCCACCATGAACCCCAGCGCCAATGATTTGGTCAAAGCGATCTCGGCCACCGAGGCGGCCGGCGTCCTCCTTCTCCCCAACCACCCCAACGTTGTCTTAACCGCCGAACTGGCCAAGGAGCTGGCCGACCGAGAAGTAAGGGTTATCCCCACTGCCAGCCAGCCCCAGGGGCTGCGCGCCCTCCTGGCCTTCGACCAGAACAAAGATTTGGAGGAAAATTACCGGAACATGCAGGAAGCCGCCGGCGGGACGATCACCGCCTGTATTACCCAGGCAGTGCGCAGCACCCGCCTAGAAGGGAGAGAGATTCGGGAAGGGGATTTCTTGGCCCTGGAGCAGGACAAGCTACTGGCGGTCGGGTCGGAGCTGGAAGGGGTGGTGCTGAAGGCAGTAACGCTTCTAGCCGACGGCCGGGAAATCCTCACCCTCTTCTGGGGGAAGGACTTACAACGCGAAGAAGTGGAGGCCCTGGCCTCCCGCCTGGCCGCCACTTTCCCCCAACTGGAGATAGAGATCCAATACGGCGGCCAACCGCACTATCCTTTGCTCTTGCTTCTTGAATGA
- a CDS encoding DnaD domain-containing protein, with protein MAGKRSRPIKVYREGDLLSAFGTDLLAGHGLFVPSLLLRAYKRIGLSDLGMMIILQLLCLRLEEGKLYARPEELAEYLTAEVEEIASELERLQEKKILGLAEYYVEGQKIIGFDFQPFFEKLAEIWALSRSSELETIQREGKEREEGLDDAEFGQLYSLFEQEFGRPLSPLEAEQILKWRQEMPPELVREALRRAVLIGKRNFKYIGSILSEWRKNNLRTLAEVEEYDRQFEAGRQRRKKKTEKETEGNQDKKRALIKSLYLS; from the coding sequence TTGGCGGGCAAGCGGAGCCGTCCGATTAAGGTTTACCGGGAAGGGGATTTGCTGAGCGCCTTCGGCACCGATCTTCTGGCCGGGCACGGTCTTTTTGTACCCAGCCTTTTGCTCCGCGCCTACAAGCGGATAGGACTTTCCGACCTGGGCATGATGATCATACTCCAGCTCCTGTGCCTCCGGTTAGAAGAAGGGAAGCTTTACGCCCGGCCGGAGGAGTTGGCCGAGTACCTCACGGCCGAAGTGGAAGAGATAGCTTCCGAGCTTGAGCGCCTGCAAGAGAAAAAGATACTGGGCCTGGCTGAATATTACGTTGAGGGGCAGAAAATTATAGGGTTTGACTTCCAGCCCTTCTTTGAAAAGCTGGCGGAGATATGGGCCTTGAGCCGCTCCAGCGAACTGGAGACCATCCAGCGGGAGGGGAAGGAGCGGGAAGAGGGGCTCGATGACGCCGAGTTTGGCCAGCTTTACTCCCTTTTCGAGCAAGAGTTCGGGCGGCCGCTGAGTCCTCTGGAGGCAGAGCAGATCTTGAAGTGGCGGCAGGAGATGCCGCCAGAGCTGGTGCGAGAGGCCCTGCGCCGGGCCGTGCTCATAGGGAAGCGCAATTTCAAATATATCGGGAGCATTCTTTCCGAGTGGCGCAAGAACAATTTGAGGACTCTGGCCGAGGTGGAGGAGTACGACCGGCAGTTCGAGGCAGGAAGGCAGAGGCGCAAGAAGAAGACGGAGAAGGAAACCGAGGGTAATCAGGACAAGAAAAGGGCCCTCATCAAGTCCCTTTACCTTTCTTAA
- a CDS encoding DegV family protein, whose amino-acid sequence MGRVAVVTDSTADLPEELIRELEITVVPLRIIFGEEVYRDREEIALEDFYRRLLAGEIARTSQPPPADFASVYQALFLAGKSIVSIHISGGLSGTVRSAQAACQLVPEAKVTIIDSRLVARALGIGVETAARLAREGRPHEEVARLAKECLARTRAFFSVSSLDYLQRGGRIGKAQALLGTLLNIKPLLTFEEGIICPYEKVRGKKALLRRMAEAACMAAAGEPVLCQLLHAADPEPIPELRSLLEGTLPAGSRIIEGRVGAIVAAHAGPSVFGVVVTPLSLVRLGS is encoded by the coding sequence ATGGGACGGGTAGCCGTGGTGACCGACAGCACGGCCGATCTGCCGGAAGAACTGATCCGAGAACTGGAGATAACCGTGGTTCCTTTAAGGATAATCTTCGGCGAGGAAGTTTACCGCGACCGGGAGGAAATTGCTCTGGAGGATTTTTACCGGCGGCTGCTAGCAGGAGAGATAGCCCGCACCTCCCAACCCCCTCCCGCGGATTTCGCCTCCGTTTACCAGGCCCTCTTCCTGGCCGGTAAAAGCATTGTTTCTATCCACATCTCCGGGGGGCTGAGCGGCACCGTGCGCTCCGCCCAGGCCGCCTGCCAGTTGGTTCCCGAGGCCAAGGTGACAATTATCGATTCGCGCCTGGTAGCCCGGGCGTTGGGAATAGGAGTGGAGACGGCCGCCCGCCTGGCCCGGGAAGGAAGACCGCACGAGGAAGTGGCCCGGCTGGCGAAAGAGTGCCTGGCGCGCACCCGCGCCTTCTTCTCCGTTTCCTCCCTCGATTATCTGCAGCGGGGCGGGCGCATAGGCAAAGCCCAGGCTCTGTTAGGCACCCTGCTCAATATAAAGCCCCTCCTCACCTTCGAGGAGGGGATCATCTGCCCCTACGAGAAAGTCAGGGGGAAAAAGGCGCTCCTCCGACGTATGGCCGAAGCCGCCTGTATGGCCGCTGCTGGGGAGCCGGTTCTCTGCCAGTTGCTTCACGCCGCCGATCCCGAACCCATCCCCGAGCTCCGCTCCCTGCTGGAGGGAACCCTCCCGGCGGGAAGCCGGATAATTGAGGGACGGGTGGGAGCAATAGTCGCCGCCCACGCTGGCCCCAGCGTCTTCGGCGTGGTGGTCACTCCTTTAAGCCTCGTGCGCCTCGGTAGCTAG
- a CDS encoding phosphotransacetylase family protein: protein MATLYFVGAAGSGKTAVALGLALHLRDRGVAVRYFKPVGNPPGAAGTGGDRDAALMQAVLALPFSPEELAPLTLGSYYLSTYRDHQACRRLVEAAYAKVSSGAGALLIDGAARPWAMAALGLDALSLAREWKATLVYVLRPVNDQSLDEALFLGHCAREMGVRVAGVIFNNVPRVLLAKADGLYREILASQGLETLGIIPHRTELSAPTVAEFYEVLGGEILTGEDKLGSAVEDVLVGAMTPESALAYFRRSANKAVITGGDRTEIALAALETDVAVLILTGGIYPDMKVIVRAAEKGVPVILVHYDTYTVINRLAEVSRVIRPGDEKAISLAKEVVAAHCALDRLISLATEAHEA from the coding sequence ATGGCGACCCTTTACTTCGTGGGAGCGGCCGGCAGCGGTAAGACGGCGGTGGCCTTGGGCCTGGCCTTGCATCTGCGCGACCGGGGGGTGGCGGTGCGCTACTTCAAGCCGGTGGGCAACCCTCCGGGCGCGGCGGGGACGGGGGGAGACCGGGACGCCGCTTTGATGCAGGCGGTCTTGGCCCTTCCTTTTTCTCCTGAAGAACTGGCCCCCCTCACGCTGGGAAGCTACTACCTTTCTACCTACCGCGACCACCAGGCCTGCCGCCGGCTGGTGGAAGCAGCCTACGCCAAGGTGTCGAGTGGGGCAGGAGCCTTGCTCATCGACGGGGCGGCACGCCCCTGGGCCATGGCGGCTCTGGGGCTCGATGCCCTTTCCCTGGCGCGGGAATGGAAGGCTACTCTGGTTTACGTCTTGCGCCCGGTAAACGACCAGAGTCTGGACGAAGCGCTCTTCCTGGGGCATTGTGCCCGGGAGATGGGGGTAAGGGTGGCCGGCGTGATCTTCAACAACGTTCCTCGTGTCCTCCTGGCCAAGGCGGATGGCCTTTACCGAGAGATTCTGGCCAGCCAGGGATTGGAGACCCTCGGGATCATTCCCCACAGGACAGAGCTTAGTGCCCCCACGGTGGCCGAGTTCTACGAGGTTCTGGGTGGAGAGATCCTGACAGGTGAAGATAAGCTTGGTAGCGCGGTAGAGGACGTGCTGGTAGGAGCCATGACCCCGGAGAGCGCTTTAGCCTATTTCCGGCGGTCGGCCAACAAGGCGGTGATCACCGGCGGGGACCGGACGGAGATCGCCCTGGCAGCCCTGGAGACGGACGTGGCGGTGCTTATCTTAACCGGCGGCATTTATCCCGACATGAAGGTGATCGTGCGGGCGGCGGAGAAGGGGGTGCCAGTCATCCTGGTTCACTACGACACCTACACGGTAATCAACCGCCTGGCCGAGGTAAGCCGCGTCATCCGGCCGGGCGACGAGAAGGCGATCTCTTTGGCCAAGGAGGTAGTGGCGGCCCATTGTGCTCTCGACCGGCTGATATCCCTAGCTACCGAGGCGCACGAGGCTTAA
- a CDS encoding cell wall hydrolase: MRRTWPWLLLVLTLTLAGAGKVAAAEKTYTVAAGDTLWRISQAYGITVEELMEENDLDSPIIFPGEVLRIPESRGLKTITSRDLELLARIIHAEARGEEFLGKVAVGAVVLNRLRHPAFPKTVPEVIFQRTNGLYEFTPVADGSINLEPDEEAYAAAREALKGRDPTGGALFFYNPRTATDRWIRTLPVTVRIGNHVFATVKN; this comes from the coding sequence ATGCGGCGAACGTGGCCATGGCTTTTGCTCGTGTTGACTTTGACTTTAGCCGGCGCGGGCAAAGTGGCCGCGGCGGAAAAGACCTACACGGTAGCGGCAGGAGACACCCTGTGGCGCATAAGCCAGGCCTACGGGATTACGGTAGAGGAGTTGATGGAGGAAAACGATCTCGACTCGCCGATCATCTTTCCCGGCGAGGTGTTGCGCATCCCTGAAAGCCGGGGACTTAAGACCATCACCTCCCGCGACTTAGAGCTTTTAGCGCGGATCATCCACGCCGAGGCGCGGGGGGAAGAGTTCCTGGGGAAGGTGGCAGTAGGGGCTGTGGTCCTGAACCGCCTGCGCCACCCTGCCTTTCCCAAGACCGTACCGGAAGTAATCTTTCAGCGCACGAACGGCCTTTACGAGTTCACGCCGGTGGCCGACGGCTCCATCAATCTGGAGCCTGACGAGGAAGCTTACGCAGCTGCCCGCGAAGCCCTCAAGGGCCGGGATCCTACCGGCGGAGCTCTCTTCTTCTACAACCCGCGCACGGCTACGGACCGGTGGATACGCACCCTGCCGGTCACGGTGCGAATAGGTAACCACGTTTTCGCCACCGTGAAAAACTAG
- the acs gene encoding acetate--CoA ligase alpha subunit, whose translation MLEALFRPQSVAVVGASQDRSKIGNIILRNIIASGYQGKLYPINPRAGEIEGLKAFPAVSALGRGAVDLAVVAVPAPFVLDVARDCGEAGVKALVVISAGFKETGKEGLEREKELVAICRQYGMRLLGPNCVGVMDTHTPLNASFAAGFPHKGEIAFISQSGAMLVAILDWSMREGIGFSQFVSMGNKADLDETDLIEAAANDPHTKVILCYLEDIKEGQRFLEVAERVTREKPVVVLKSGVSEAGAKAASSHTGALAGSNIAYDAAFRQAGVIRVQSMRELFDLAVVFARQPIPRGRRVAVVTNAGGPGIVTADSVERQGLEMARFSRETAEELRSQLPREASVFNPVDVLGDARVDRFQVAIEKVLADENVDGVLVLLCPTAVSDPEGVARVMAELHARFSHKPMLGVFMGGESMAGGVEILNLAGIPCFTFPELAVGALAGLVHYGSIKARPPKEEVPVYPDVRPEEVRRILERARQERRRSLLSSEAAAVASAYGIPVAPIQLAQRAAEAVAIAAEYGYPVVLKVASPDILHKTDIGGVRMGLETPEEIRRAFWDIMESAAQHFPRANLYGVEVQKMYPKGVELIVGMTRDLQFGPLIAFGLGGIYVNLLKDVAFRLTWGLGPREAEAMIRETKAYDLLRGFRGEKPCDLKAVVEVVGRVARLVTDFPEIVELDINPVFAYPEGVVAVDVKITIG comes from the coding sequence ATGCTGGAAGCCCTTTTTCGACCGCAAAGTGTAGCGGTGGTAGGTGCTTCACAAGATCGATCCAAAATAGGGAACATCATCCTGCGCAATATCATAGCTTCGGGCTATCAAGGTAAGCTTTACCCGATCAATCCGCGCGCCGGGGAGATAGAGGGGCTGAAGGCCTTCCCGGCGGTTTCGGCCTTGGGCAGGGGGGCGGTGGACCTGGCGGTAGTGGCGGTGCCCGCCCCCTTTGTTCTGGACGTGGCGCGCGACTGCGGCGAGGCCGGAGTCAAGGCGCTGGTGGTGATCTCCGCCGGCTTCAAAGAGACGGGTAAGGAGGGCCTGGAAAGGGAAAAGGAACTGGTGGCCATATGCCGGCAGTACGGAATGCGCCTTTTGGGACCTAACTGCGTCGGGGTCATGGACACCCACACGCCCCTCAACGCCTCCTTCGCCGCCGGCTTCCCGCACAAAGGCGAGATAGCCTTCATTTCCCAAAGCGGCGCCATGCTGGTAGCCATTCTAGACTGGAGCATGCGGGAGGGGATCGGCTTTTCTCAGTTCGTGAGCATGGGAAACAAGGCCGATCTCGACGAGACCGACCTCATCGAGGCGGCGGCCAATGACCCCCATACCAAGGTGATCCTTTGTTACCTGGAGGACATAAAGGAAGGGCAGCGCTTCCTGGAAGTGGCGGAAAGGGTGACCCGGGAGAAGCCGGTGGTGGTCTTGAAGTCGGGCGTGAGCGAGGCAGGAGCCAAGGCAGCTTCCTCCCACACCGGCGCCCTGGCGGGCTCCAACATCGCCTATGACGCTGCCTTCCGGCAGGCCGGAGTCATCCGGGTGCAGAGCATGCGGGAGCTTTTCGACCTGGCGGTGGTCTTCGCCCGGCAGCCTATCCCCCGGGGTAGGAGGGTGGCGGTGGTCACCAACGCTGGCGGTCCGGGTATAGTGACGGCGGACAGTGTGGAACGGCAGGGCCTGGAGATGGCTCGCTTCAGCCGCGAGACTGCGGAGGAGCTTAGAAGCCAACTTCCTCGGGAGGCCAGCGTCTTCAACCCGGTAGATGTGCTGGGGGACGCCCGGGTAGATCGCTTCCAGGTGGCCATAGAGAAGGTGCTGGCGGACGAGAACGTGGACGGTGTGCTGGTACTCCTTTGCCCCACGGCGGTTTCCGACCCCGAGGGCGTGGCCAGGGTGATGGCGGAGCTCCACGCTCGTTTTTCCCACAAGCCCATGTTAGGGGTGTTCATGGGGGGAGAGAGCATGGCCGGTGGGGTGGAGATCCTAAACCTGGCCGGTATCCCCTGCTTTACCTTCCCGGAGTTGGCGGTGGGGGCTCTGGCGGGGCTAGTGCACTACGGGAGCATTAAGGCGCGTCCGCCCAAAGAGGAAGTGCCTGTTTACCCCGACGTTCGTCCCGAAGAAGTAAGGCGTATCTTAGAGCGGGCGCGGCAGGAGCGGCGGCGCTCCCTCCTTTCGAGTGAGGCGGCGGCGGTAGCCTCCGCCTACGGCATACCGGTAGCGCCCATACAGCTTGCCCAGCGGGCGGCGGAGGCCGTGGCCATAGCGGCGGAGTACGGTTACCCGGTGGTGCTGAAGGTGGCATCGCCCGACATCCTGCATAAGACCGACATCGGCGGCGTGCGCATGGGGCTAGAGACCCCTGAGGAGATCCGGCGAGCTTTCTGGGACATCATGGAGAGTGCGGCGCAGCACTTCCCGCGGGCCAACCTCTACGGGGTAGAAGTGCAGAAGATGTACCCCAAAGGGGTGGAGCTCATCGTGGGCATGACGCGCGACTTGCAGTTCGGGCCGCTTATTGCCTTCGGGCTGGGCGGGATTTATGTGAATCTTCTCAAGGACGTGGCCTTCCGCCTCACCTGGGGACTAGGGCCGCGGGAGGCAGAAGCTATGATCCGGGAGACCAAGGCTTATGATCTCCTGCGGGGCTTCCGCGGGGAGAAGCCCTGCGACCTGAAGGCGGTGGTGGAAGTGGTGGGAAGGGTGGCCCGCCTGGTCACCGACTTCCCCGAAATCGTGGAGTTGGACATCAATCCCGTCTTCGCCTATCCCGAAGGCGTGGTGGCGGTGGACGTCAAAATAACCATCGGGTGA
- a CDS encoding ATP-binding protein produces the protein MECSQCGGRGLIVRGNKAYLCPTCRRRKIKARILALSKLTPQMREYTFDRFDFRFYSPYLRDEEKGITYYESARRAVEAAKAFVRDFLAGKAEEGLIFTGAVGSGKTFLACCIANAVLDAGKEVLFLVVPDFLDEIRASYDEEGAFSEQEILLTAKTVPLLILDDLGAFTYSEWARQKIYSLLDYRLNHRLPVVVTTNVRLEDLGESLGERTISRLIALCRPYRLLVEHDIRMLLRQEKEATRRF, from the coding sequence ATGGAGTGCAGCCAGTGCGGGGGGCGGGGGCTTATAGTCCGGGGAAACAAAGCGTATCTTTGTCCCACCTGCCGACGGCGCAAGATAAAGGCACGCATCTTGGCCCTTTCCAAGCTCACCCCCCAGATGCGAGAGTACACCTTCGACCGCTTTGACTTCCGCTTTTACTCTCCTTACCTCCGGGACGAAGAGAAGGGGATAACCTACTACGAATCAGCCCGGCGGGCGGTGGAGGCAGCCAAGGCCTTTGTCCGCGACTTTCTGGCTGGGAAGGCGGAAGAAGGCTTGATCTTCACCGGGGCCGTGGGCTCAGGAAAAACTTTCCTGGCCTGTTGCATAGCCAACGCGGTGCTGGACGCAGGGAAGGAAGTCCTTTTCCTGGTGGTGCCCGATTTCCTGGACGAGATAAGAGCCAGTTATGACGAGGAGGGCGCCTTTTCGGAGCAGGAAATTCTCCTTACCGCTAAAACCGTTCCTCTTTTGATCCTGGACGACCTGGGAGCCTTCACCTATAGTGAGTGGGCGCGGCAGAAGATCTACTCCTTGCTCGATTATCGGCTTAACCACCGCCTGCCGGTGGTGGTCACCACCAACGTTCGGCTTGAGGATCTGGGGGAATCTTTGGGAGAGCGCACCATCTCTAGGCTAATAGCCCTCTGCCGCCCTTACCGTTTGCTAGTGGAGCACGACATCCGCATGCTCTTACGCCAGGAGAAGGAAGCCACCCGCAGGTTCTAG